CGGGGAAGCGTTGCCTTGGCATGCTACCCCCGCTTTCAAGAGCGATAACGCGAAAGGCGAAAAGCCCAGGTGTTATCAGTAACCAGTTTCGTTCAGGATCTCGATCAGCTGCTTACTGTATTTGTCCTGTTCAGCATACTCGGCACGGAGAGTGGCACCGGCTTCGGCCCAAGCCTCTTTATCCGCTTCGCTCGGCTCCGGGCTCCACTGCAGCCCGTTGGCCTTCATTTCTTCCAACGCCTCGCTTTCCCACTGCTTGGACATGGTCAGCTGTTCTTCGGCGTGGATCTCGGTGGCCTTGCGCACCGCGTCCTTCAGCTCGTCAGGCAGCTTGTTCCACTCGTTGCGGTTGACGACGATCGGCAGAACCTGAGCGCCAGCCAGGGGCAGCGGGTACATGTACTTGGCAACCTCGACGTGGTTACCGTCGCGGTGGTCGATCATGTTGCTGCCGATGGAACCGTCGATGACACCGGTGGCCAGACTGGTGTAAATCTCGCTCCAGGCCATGGAAACCGGGGAAGCCCCGAGGTTGCGCAGGAACTTGCCATAGGCACCGGGAGCGCGAATCTTGAGCCCCTCGAAATCTTCGACCGATTCGATCGGTTCCTTGGTCAGGATGTACACCGGCGGCTGAATATAGGGCTCAAGCCATACCATGCCCTGGGAGCCGTAGGCCTCCTCCAGCACGTCACCCCAGCCCTTTTCGTGGAAGAGGCTCTGGAGTTTGTCGGTGTCCGCGGTGCCACCGGGCAGGCCAATCTCGACCACCCCGGCCGGCAGCTCACCCGCGTGCATCGACTGGAAGGGAGCGCCCATGGTGATCAGGC
The genomic region above belongs to Halomonas sp. YLGW01 and contains:
- a CDS encoding TRAP transporter substrate-binding protein, with product MLNKFSSLKKGFSKSALGVGLAFSVAAADVAAAEYNWRFSNLYSRGTAFGELYENLGENIEELSDGKINVQVLYSGEGVGTTGLLGAVKSGLITMGAPFQSMHAGELPAGVVEIGLPGGTADTDKLQSLFHEKGWGDVLEEAYGSQGMVWLEPYIQPPVYILTKEPIESVEDFEGLKIRAPGAYGKFLRNLGASPVSMAWSEIYTSLATGVIDGSIGSNMIDHRDGNHVEVAKYMYPLPLAGAQVLPIVVNRNEWNKLPDELKDAVRKATEIHAEEQLTMSKQWESEALEEMKANGLQWSPEPSEADKEAWAEAGATLRAEYAEQDKYSKQLIEILNETGY